From Coturnix japonica isolate 7356 chromosome 3, Coturnix japonica 2.1, whole genome shotgun sequence, the proteins below share one genomic window:
- the FOXA2 gene encoding hepatocyte nuclear factor 3-beta isoform X1, with the protein MHSTSSMLGAVKMEGHEHTDWSNYYGEPESYSSVSNMNSGLGSMNTMNTYMTMSAMSTTANMTAATSMNMSYANTGMSPSLAGMSPGAGAMAGMGSAGVAGMGAHLSPSMSPMGGQAGSMNALAPYTNMNSMSPIYGQSNLNRSRDPKTYRRSYTHAKPPYSYISLITMAIQQSPNKMLTLSEIYQWIMDLFPFYRQNQQRWQNSIRHSLSFNDCFLKVPRSPDKPGKGSFWTLHPDSGNMFENGCYLRRQKRFKCEKQLATKDGGGGKKGPGQPPSQPLGEGSSSGGSEGSAGAESPASASPCRDHKRALAELKGAAAGPSPGEPSAASPAQHLLAPPHAGLPHDAHLKPEHHYAFNHPFSINNLMSSSEQQHHHHPHHHHHPSHKMDLKAYEQVMHYSGYASPVPASLAMGPVTNKNPLESSPLAGETSYYQGVYSRPIMNSS; encoded by the exons ATGCACTCCACTTCCAGTATGCTGGGAGCGGTGAAAATGGAAGGCCATGAGCACACGGACTGGAGCAACTACTACGGGGAGCCCGAG AGCTACTCCTCGGTGAGCAACATGAACTCGGGGCTGGGCTCCATGAACACCATGAACACCTACATGACCATGTCGGCCATGAGCACCACAGCCAACATGACAGCAGCCACCTCCATGAACATGTCCTACGCCAACACGGGCATGAGCCCTTCACTCGCCGGCATGTCCCCAGGTGCGGGGGCCATGGCCGGCATGGGCTCGGCTGGCGTGGCAGGGATGGGTGCCCACCTGAGCCCCAGCATGAGCCCCATGGGAGGCCAAGCGGGCTCTATGAACGCCCTGGCCCCTTACACCAACATGAATTCTATGAGCCCCATCTATGGGCAATCCAACCTCAACCGCTCGCGGGACCCCAAGACGTACCGGCGGAGCTACACTCACGCCAAGCCCCCTTACTCCTACATCTCGCTCATCACCATGGCCATCCAGCAGTCACCCAACAAGATGCTGACCCTGAGCGAGATCTACCAGTGGATCATGGACCTCTTCCCCTTCTACCGCCAGAACCAACAGCGCTGGCAGAACAGCATCCGCCACTCACTTTCCTTCAACGACTGCTTCCTCAAGGTGCCCCGCTCCCCAGATAAGCCAGGCAAAGGCTCCTTCTGGACGCTGCACCCCGACTCGGGCAACATGTTTGAAAACGGCTGCTACCTGCGGCGCCAGAAACGCTTCAAGTGTGAGAAGCAGCTGGCGACCAAGGACGGCGGTGGGGGCAAGAAGGGGCCGGGGCAGCCCCCCAGCCAACCCCTAGGGGAGGGCAGCTCCTCGGGGGGCTCCGAGGGCTCAGCGGGTGCTGAGTCACCAGCGAGCGCCTCACCGTGCCGGGACCACAAGCGCGCCCTGGCCGAGCTGAAGGGTGCGGCGGCAGGGCCGAGCCCCGGGGAGCCATCAGCGgcctctccagcacagcacctgctgGCCCCGCCACACGCCGGGCTTCCTCATGACGCCCACCTCAAGCCCGAGCACCACTACGCCTTCAACCACCCGTTCTCCATCAACAACCTGATGTCGTCCTCcgagcagcagcaccaccaccaccctcaccaccaccaccacccctcGCACAAAATGGACCTCAAGGCCTACGAGCAGGTGATGCACTACTCGGGCTACGCCTCACCCGTGCCCGCCAGCCTGGCCATGGGGCCGGTAACGAACAAAAACCCATTGGAGTCCTCCCCTTTGGCCGGAGAGACTTCTTACTACCAAGGTGTGTATTCCCGGCCCATCATGAACTCCTCCTAA
- the FOXA2 gene encoding hepatocyte nuclear factor 3-beta isoform X2 yields the protein MLGAVKMEGHEHTDWSNYYGEPESYSSVSNMNSGLGSMNTMNTYMTMSAMSTTANMTAATSMNMSYANTGMSPSLAGMSPGAGAMAGMGSAGVAGMGAHLSPSMSPMGGQAGSMNALAPYTNMNSMSPIYGQSNLNRSRDPKTYRRSYTHAKPPYSYISLITMAIQQSPNKMLTLSEIYQWIMDLFPFYRQNQQRWQNSIRHSLSFNDCFLKVPRSPDKPGKGSFWTLHPDSGNMFENGCYLRRQKRFKCEKQLATKDGGGGKKGPGQPPSQPLGEGSSSGGSEGSAGAESPASASPCRDHKRALAELKGAAAGPSPGEPSAASPAQHLLAPPHAGLPHDAHLKPEHHYAFNHPFSINNLMSSSEQQHHHHPHHHHHPSHKMDLKAYEQVMHYSGYASPVPASLAMGPVTNKNPLESSPLAGETSYYQGVYSRPIMNSS from the exons ATGCTGGGAGCGGTGAAAATGGAAGGCCATGAGCACACGGACTGGAGCAACTACTACGGGGAGCCCGAG AGCTACTCCTCGGTGAGCAACATGAACTCGGGGCTGGGCTCCATGAACACCATGAACACCTACATGACCATGTCGGCCATGAGCACCACAGCCAACATGACAGCAGCCACCTCCATGAACATGTCCTACGCCAACACGGGCATGAGCCCTTCACTCGCCGGCATGTCCCCAGGTGCGGGGGCCATGGCCGGCATGGGCTCGGCTGGCGTGGCAGGGATGGGTGCCCACCTGAGCCCCAGCATGAGCCCCATGGGAGGCCAAGCGGGCTCTATGAACGCCCTGGCCCCTTACACCAACATGAATTCTATGAGCCCCATCTATGGGCAATCCAACCTCAACCGCTCGCGGGACCCCAAGACGTACCGGCGGAGCTACACTCACGCCAAGCCCCCTTACTCCTACATCTCGCTCATCACCATGGCCATCCAGCAGTCACCCAACAAGATGCTGACCCTGAGCGAGATCTACCAGTGGATCATGGACCTCTTCCCCTTCTACCGCCAGAACCAACAGCGCTGGCAGAACAGCATCCGCCACTCACTTTCCTTCAACGACTGCTTCCTCAAGGTGCCCCGCTCCCCAGATAAGCCAGGCAAAGGCTCCTTCTGGACGCTGCACCCCGACTCGGGCAACATGTTTGAAAACGGCTGCTACCTGCGGCGCCAGAAACGCTTCAAGTGTGAGAAGCAGCTGGCGACCAAGGACGGCGGTGGGGGCAAGAAGGGGCCGGGGCAGCCCCCCAGCCAACCCCTAGGGGAGGGCAGCTCCTCGGGGGGCTCCGAGGGCTCAGCGGGTGCTGAGTCACCAGCGAGCGCCTCACCGTGCCGGGACCACAAGCGCGCCCTGGCCGAGCTGAAGGGTGCGGCGGCAGGGCCGAGCCCCGGGGAGCCATCAGCGgcctctccagcacagcacctgctgGCCCCGCCACACGCCGGGCTTCCTCATGACGCCCACCTCAAGCCCGAGCACCACTACGCCTTCAACCACCCGTTCTCCATCAACAACCTGATGTCGTCCTCcgagcagcagcaccaccaccaccctcaccaccaccaccacccctcGCACAAAATGGACCTCAAGGCCTACGAGCAGGTGATGCACTACTCGGGCTACGCCTCACCCGTGCCCGCCAGCCTGGCCATGGGGCCGGTAACGAACAAAAACCCATTGGAGTCCTCCCCTTTGGCCGGAGAGACTTCTTACTACCAAGGTGTGTATTCCCGGCCCATCATGAACTCCTCCTAA